A genomic segment from Chitinophagaceae bacterium encodes:
- a CDS encoding MerC domain-containing protein yields MNHKINWDGLGVTTSLICAIHCAVLPLLFTSLPLFGGDIIHNDYFEWSMIALAFMIGVYSLSHGFLKQHRQFFPLVIFCLGFSLLLAKEIFIEFELIFLFPAIALIIAAHFFNYRLCKKSRCTVPGHQQHLH; encoded by the coding sequence ATGAATCATAAAATTAATTGGGATGGTTTAGGGGTAACCACATCGTTAATATGTGCCATACATTGTGCAGTATTGCCTTTGTTATTTACCAGCCTGCCATTATTTGGGGGAGATATTATTCATAACGATTATTTTGAATGGAGCATGATTGCACTGGCTTTTATGATTGGTGTATATTCTTTAAGCCATGGATTTTTAAAACAGCACCGCCAATTTTTTCCCCTGGTAATTTTTTGTTTGGGGTTTAGCCTGCTGTTGGCTAAAGAAATATTTATTGAATTTGAGCTGATCTTTTTGTTTCCTGCAATTGCGTTAATTATTGCAGCGCATTTTTTTAATTACAGGCTTTGTAAAAAAAGCAGGTGTACCGTACCGGGCCATCAGCAGCATTTGCATTAA
- a CDS encoding SCO family protein → MKKKFIIYIGFFALLFTLFLAFVFWDYDFSKSKLKVINATIPEFSFKDQNGKAFTKSIVDGKVYVAEYFFTTCKGICPKMNLNLRRVYEAYKNEPGFLIASHTCMPETDSIPVLKKYEAKMLAGALTQNPNGSYKIIHTDSLEKFTNTNWYFLTGDKILLYKLARQGYIIDNDKPDSTQHIGDQFLHSQFFALVDKNNRVRGIYDGLENREIEKLIGDIKNLLKEKVTTKRFMDGFGNNPG, encoded by the coding sequence GTGAAGAAAAAATTTATCATCTATATAGGGTTTTTTGCCTTACTCTTTACCCTGTTTTTGGCTTTTGTGTTTTGGGATTATGATTTTTCAAAGTCTAAATTAAAAGTAATTAATGCCACTATACCCGAGTTTAGTTTTAAAGATCAAAATGGAAAAGCTTTTACCAAAAGCATTGTGGATGGTAAAGTGTATGTTGCAGAATATTTCTTTACCACATGCAAAGGCATTTGCCCCAAAATGAACCTAAACCTTCGAAGGGTTTATGAAGCTTACAAAAACGAACCGGGTTTTTTAATAGCTTCACACACCTGCATGCCCGAAACCGATAGCATACCCGTTTTAAAAAAATATGAAGCCAAAATGCTTGCCGGCGCTTTAACCCAAAATCCAAACGGCAGTTATAAAATTATACATACTGACAGCCTTGAAAAATTTACAAATACCAATTGGTATTTTTTAACCGGCGATAAAATCTTGTTGTATAAACTGGCAAGGCAAGGTTACATAATTGATAACGATAAACCGGATAGCACTCAACATATTGGCGACCAGTTTTTACATTCCCAGTTTTTTGCCCTGGTAGATAAAAATAACCGGGTACGTGGTATTTACGATGGCCTGGAAAACCGGGAAATTGAAAAACTTATTGGAGATATAAAAAATTTATTGAAAGAAAAAGTTACTACAAAGCGCTTTATGGATGGCTTTGGCAATAACCCTGGATAA
- a CDS encoding transcriptional repressor, whose protein sequence is MNNIPDILKRNSLSITDGRMKILELFYNSDGALAHADIEKKTGLAVDRVTVYRTLQTFVEKGIIHQVPTTDNSILYALCKHNCEKGHHHDNHVHFVCNQCEATVCLDEVTVPAVKLPVGFRPIQAAMIVTGLCKNCI, encoded by the coding sequence ATGAACAATATTCCAGACATTTTAAAAAGAAACAGTCTAAGCATTACAGATGGCCGCATGAAAATACTGGAACTATTTTATAATAGTGATGGTGCGCTGGCCCATGCGGATATTGAAAAAAAAACCGGCCTGGCAGTGGACAGGGTAACTGTTTACCGTACCTTACAAACTTTTGTGGAAAAGGGTATTATTCACCAGGTTCCTACTACAGATAATTCTATTTTATACGCCCTTTGTAAACACAACTGTGAAAAAGGCCATCACCACGATAACCATGTACATTTTGTTTGTAACCAATGTGAAGCAACCGTTTGCCTCGATGAAGTAACCGTACCTGCGGTAAAACTCCCAGTTGGCTTTCGGCCCATACAGGCAGCAATGATTGTAACCGGACTTTGTAAAAATTGCATATAA
- a CDS encoding YegS/Rv2252/BmrU family lipid kinase, which produces MRKLIFLINPVAGTKSKEALQKQVIRKTKKAGLPFEILPTQASGNYSFLIEKIHTENITDVIVCGGDGSINQVAAALQGIPVHIGILPMGSGNGLARAAGIATGIGKALDIIYRGKASYIDGFYINRHFSCMLCGLGFDAQVAHDFASQSTRGLATYIEQTIKNFFSVSSYPFIIHINGEKIETPAFFISVANSNQFGNNVTIAPKASIADGLLDVVIVKKDYKLSILYALFKQIIFGKVMPHIQKQNSRQKVHYYQVKELQIENPALAPLHIDGEPAETTNYFEIKIKENAFKLLQP; this is translated from the coding sequence ATGCGAAAGCTTATTTTTCTCATCAATCCTGTTGCGGGCACAAAAAGTAAAGAGGCTTTACAAAAGCAGGTTATTAGAAAAACGAAAAAGGCCGGTTTGCCATTTGAAATTTTACCTACACAAGCATCCGGCAACTATAGCTTTCTAATTGAAAAAATACATACAGAAAATATTACCGATGTAATAGTTTGTGGCGGTGATGGCAGTATTAACCAGGTAGCAGCCGCATTACAGGGTATACCTGTCCATATTGGAATTTTACCCATGGGTTCCGGAAACGGGCTTGCCCGTGCAGCAGGCATTGCAACCGGTATTGGTAAGGCGCTTGATATTATTTATAGGGGCAAGGCATCTTATATTGATGGGTTTTATATAAACCGGCACTTTAGCTGCATGCTTTGCGGGCTGGGCTTTGATGCTCAGGTAGCCCATGATTTTGCTTCGCAGTCAACCCGTGGGTTAGCTACATATATAGAACAAACAATAAAGAATTTTTTTTCAGTATCCTCCTACCCGTTCATTATACATATTAATGGAGAAAAAATAGAAACCCCCGCTTTTTTTATAAGCGTCGCCAATAGCAACCAATTTGGCAATAATGTTACTATTGCTCCAAAAGCCAGTATTGCTGATGGTTTGCTGGATGTAGTGATTGTTAAAAAGGATTATAAATTGAGTATTTTATATGCCCTTTTTAAGCAAATTATTTTTGGTAAAGTAATGCCGCATATCCAAAAACAAAATAGCAGGCAAAAAGTACATTACTACCAGGTAAAGGAACTGCAAATTGAGAACCCAGCTTTAGCGCCTTTGCATATAGATGGGGAACCTGCAGAAACAACTAATTATTTTGAAATAAAAATAAAAGAAAATGCCTTTAAGTTGTTGCAACCATAA
- a CDS encoding COX15/CtaA family protein, which translates to MNYPLQEKNNRQVAHWLLLGVAMIVIQILLGGITRLTESGLSITEWKPITGTLPPLNDAAWVAEFDKYKNTDQFKYVHSSFSLSQFKFIFFWEWFHRVWARLMGMVFIAGFVYFIVKKKFSRPMISPMIVLFLLGALQGAIGWLMVKSGLVPEKFYVGHVELTTHFLAAVILLVYTLWFALGLLPNFKQKLLNAPIKNLLVVIAVLLLIQLIYGGFMAGLRAGQTATTWPSINHAMLPPGMMEMQPAPSNFFNNPLLVHFIHRGLAYLLFILAIVFFFVSKNLTVNTLFAKYRLAFIVLVMCQVLLGIVTVLNAANLKVLVVLGVLHQFVAILVVMALTTLLFLVTQKKTTAAPV; encoded by the coding sequence ATGAATTACCCGCTACAGGAAAAAAATAACAGGCAGGTAGCCCATTGGCTTTTGCTGGGAGTTGCTATGATAGTAATACAGATTTTGCTTGGCGGTATTACAAGGCTTACAGAATCGGGGCTTTCTATTACGGAGTGGAAACCCATAACTGGAACTTTACCGCCATTAAATGATGCCGCCTGGGTAGCTGAGTTTGATAAATATAAAAATACCGATCAGTTTAAATATGTTCACAGCAGTTTTTCGCTCAGCCAGTTTAAATTTATTTTTTTTTGGGAGTGGTTCCACCGGGTTTGGGCAAGGTTAATGGGCATGGTGTTTATTGCCGGGTTTGTATATTTTATTGTAAAGAAGAAATTCAGCCGGCCAATGATAAGCCCAATGATTGTTTTATTTTTATTGGGCGCATTGCAGGGTGCAATAGGCTGGTTAATGGTTAAAAGCGGCCTGGTGCCAGAAAAATTTTATGTGGGCCATGTAGAGCTTACCACCCATTTTTTAGCGGCAGTAATTTTGCTGGTATATACACTTTGGTTTGCCTTAGGCCTCTTGCCCAATTTCAAACAAAAACTTTTAAATGCACCTATTAAAAACTTGCTGGTTGTAATTGCAGTATTGCTTTTGATTCAATTAATTTATGGTGGTTTTATGGCGGGCTTAAGAGCTGGGCAAACTGCAACTACCTGGCCCTCTATCAACCATGCCATGCTTCCACCGGGAATGATGGAGATGCAGCCGGCACCCTCCAATTTTTTTAATAACCCCTTATTGGTTCATTTTATTCATAGGGGATTAGCGTACCTGCTTTTTATTTTGGCAATTGTTTTCTTTTTTGTTTCTAAAAACTTAACGGTAAATACCCTTTTTGCAAAATACAGGCTGGCTTTTATCGTTTTAGTGATGTGCCAGGTGTTGTTAGGTATTGTTACGGTTTTAAATGCTGCAAATCTCAAGGTGCTGGTTGTGCTGGGTGTGTTGCATCAATTTGTGGCTATTTTAGTGGTAATGGCACTAACAACGCTGCTTTTTTTAGTTACCCAAAAAAAAACAACTGCGGCTCCCGTATAA
- a CDS encoding ribonuclease HII, with translation MLQPFLQRGILEAGIDEAGRGCYAGPVFAAAVILPQNFFHPLLNDSKKLSHRQRMELRPIIEKESISYAVASICNIEIDKINILQASFKAMHLALDKLKIQPGFLLIDGNRFKPYKKIPHQCIVKGDATYASIAAASILAKTYRDELMQKLHEEFPQYGWNQNKGYGTAEHRNAIKEIGLCKYHRKSYNISPLQPEMF, from the coding sequence ATGTTACAACCATTTTTACAGCGTGGGATATTAGAAGCCGGTATTGATGAAGCTGGAAGGGGATGCTATGCCGGGCCGGTATTTGCTGCTGCAGTAATACTGCCGCAAAACTTTTTTCATCCTTTGTTAAACGACAGTAAAAAGTTATCGCACCGCCAGCGGATGGAACTAAGGCCTATAATTGAAAAAGAAAGCATTAGCTATGCAGTTGCCAGTATTTGCAATATTGAAATAGATAAAATTAATATCCTGCAGGCATCTTTTAAAGCAATGCATTTGGCACTGGATAAACTTAAAATACAACCCGGGTTTTTGCTCATAGATGGTAACCGGTTTAAACCTTATAAAAAAATCCCTCATCAATGCATTGTAAAAGGAGATGCCACTTATGCATCAATTGCCGCAGCAAGCATTTTGGCTAAAACCTACCGGGATGAGTTAATGCAAAAGCTGCATGAGGAATTCCCACAATATGGCTGGAACCAAAATAAAGGCTATGGAACCGCAGAACACCGCAATGCCATAAAAGAAATTGGATTGTGTAAATACCACCGCAAAAGCTACAATATTTCACCGCTGCAACCAGAAATGTTTTAA
- a CDS encoding M23 family metallopeptidase, with product MKKIKYFYNTHTLRYEKFVTPFRVRLLRLFGFLSALAVSSLIIIYLYNRFFPKPGDLESRRKYAALKENFDLLQGKIKTIENDLGALEKRDNEVYRSIFEANPLPDSARAKLIEKQKEFDKVSSIDEGILGKDIAAQLNNLNARIAFQQKSYNEIEKLIKNQDEKMASMPAIQPVSNKQLNRVASGFGLRIDPVYGTPKMHKGLDFSAPQGTPIYATGDGVIKLAGSSEGGYGNHVIINHGYGYETLYGHMVRVKARTGQKVKRGEVIGWVGSTGKSTGPHCHYEVHINNQAVDPVYFFYNDLNAEEYDRLLKIASTGSARSFD from the coding sequence ATGAAAAAAATCAAATACTTCTATAATACACATACGCTGCGTTACGAAAAGTTTGTAACGCCGTTTCGTGTAAGGCTGCTCCGCCTTTTTGGTTTTTTAAGTGCACTGGCCGTAAGTTCCCTTATTATTATTTATCTCTATAACCGTTTTTTTCCCAAACCCGGCGATTTGGAAAGCAGGAGGAAATATGCAGCCTTAAAAGAAAACTTTGATTTACTGCAGGGAAAAATTAAAACCATAGAAAATGACCTGGGTGCATTGGAAAAAAGAGACAATGAAGTTTACCGCTCTATTTTTGAAGCCAATCCATTGCCCGATAGCGCCAGGGCAAAATTAATTGAAAAGCAAAAAGAGTTTGATAAAGTAAGCAGTATAGATGAGGGTATACTGGGGAAAGATATTGCCGCACAACTAAATAATTTAAATGCCCGAATTGCTTTTCAGCAAAAAAGTTATAACGAAATTGAAAAGCTCATTAAAAACCAGGATGAAAAAATGGCGAGCATGCCTGCAATTCAGCCGGTGAGCAATAAGCAGCTTAACCGGGTGGCCAGCGGCTTTGGCTTGCGTATAGACCCTGTATATGGTACACCCAAAATGCATAAAGGTCTTGATTTTAGCGCACCGCAAGGCACACCTATTTATGCAACAGGAGATGGCGTAATAAAGCTTGCCGGCTCAAGCGAAGGCGGTTATGGTAACCATGTAATTATTAATCATGGATATGGTTACGAAACCCTTTATGGCCACATGGTAAGGGTAAAAGCCCGTACCGGGCAAAAAGTGAAAAGGGGTGAAGTAATTGGCTGGGTAGGAAGTACCGGAAAAAGTACCGGCCCGCATTGCCATTACGAAGTGCATATTAACAACCAGGCGGTAGACCCTGTTTACTTTTTTTACAACGATCTTAATGCCGAAGAATACGACCGCTTGCTGAAAATTGCATCAACCGGCAGTGCAAGAAGTTTTGATTAA
- the alaS gene encoding alanine--tRNA ligase: protein MNTAAEIRQAFLDFFKSKQHIIVPSAPIVVKNDPTLLFTNAGMNQFKDYFLGNKTAPSARIADTQKCLRVSGKHNDLEEVGVDTYHHTMFEMLGNWSFGDPKNPTAGYFKKEAIAWSWELLTEVYKLDKDRLYVSIFEGDEKEGLPKDEEAYNEWKKVIAEDRILLGNKKDNFWEMGDTGPCGPCTEIHVDCRSDEERKKTDGKTLVNNDHPQVIEIWNNVFIQFNRKKDGGLELLPAKHVDTGMGFERLVRVLQGKQSNYDTDIFSGTIIAIGKIVGKNYQGQNDKPSIAFRVLADHIRAISFTIADGQLPSNSGAGYVIRRILRRAVRYYYTYLAYKQPLLHQLVTVIAQQFKDVFPELWQQQEFVAKVIKEEEEAFLRTLDKGLKRIDAIMAAQKNSIISGGDAFELLDTFGFPIDLTRLIAGENNLTVDEAGFEAQMQQQKNRSRAATTLDSSDWQILNDANSLGFAGYDTLETATEVLRYRKVIGKGKELYQLVLAQTPFYAESGGQVGDTGKLIFSDAEIEIVDTKKENDLIIHFAEEIPANLNGAVQAIVNASNRKAITVHHSATHLMHAALRKILGMHVAQKGSLVNNEHLRFDFSHFTKMTDEEIAKVEKQVNEKIRENIPVVIKSMPKNNALALGAMALFGEKYGDMVRVVIIDPNYSVELCGGCHVGSTGQIGLFKIKSESAIAAGVRRIEAVCGHAAENFIRLAFEDNKLIHALLKNPKDVPKAVELLQTENVELKKRIESLEARQLVAIRNELLQKDEIINQVTFIGDIVEVPHTDALKKLCFDLKNHLHNYLVVLCANIGGKAHVAIGISDTVVAAKNLDAGKIIKETVSPLIQGGGGGQKNLATAGGQDVSQLNTVIAKVKTLL from the coding sequence ATGAATACGGCAGCAGAAATTAGGCAGGCGTTTTTAGATTTCTTTAAATCAAAGCAACATATTATTGTTCCTTCTGCACCAATTGTGGTAAAAAACGATCCTACTTTATTATTTACCAATGCCGGCATGAACCAGTTTAAAGATTATTTTTTAGGAAATAAAACAGCGCCTTCAGCTCGTATTGCCGATACACAAAAATGCTTAAGGGTAAGCGGAAAACATAACGACCTGGAAGAAGTGGGCGTAGATACCTACCACCATACTATGTTTGAAATGCTGGGCAACTGGAGTTTTGGCGACCCCAAAAACCCAACAGCCGGATATTTTAAAAAAGAAGCCATTGCCTGGAGTTGGGAATTATTAACCGAAGTGTACAAGCTGGATAAAGACAGGCTTTATGTGAGCATTTTTGAAGGTGATGAAAAAGAAGGCCTACCCAAAGATGAAGAAGCATATAATGAATGGAAAAAAGTAATTGCTGAAGACCGCATTTTATTAGGCAATAAAAAAGATAATTTTTGGGAAATGGGCGACACGGGCCCATGCGGCCCATGCACTGAAATACATGTGGACTGCCGCAGCGATGAAGAACGCAAAAAAACCGATGGAAAAACTTTGGTAAACAACGATCATCCGCAGGTGATTGAAATTTGGAACAATGTATTTATTCAATTTAACCGCAAAAAAGACGGCGGCCTGGAGTTGCTCCCCGCCAAACATGTAGATACCGGAATGGGTTTTGAAAGGCTCGTAAGAGTGCTGCAAGGCAAGCAAAGCAATTACGATACGGATATTTTTAGCGGAACGATAATTGCCATTGGCAAAATAGTTGGCAAAAATTATCAGGGCCAAAATGATAAACCTTCTATTGCCTTTCGTGTACTTGCCGACCATATACGAGCCATAAGTTTTACCATTGCAGATGGCCAGCTTCCCTCCAACTCCGGCGCAGGTTATGTAATACGCCGTATTTTAAGAAGGGCCGTAAGGTATTATTATACTTATTTAGCGTATAAACAACCTTTGCTGCATCAGTTGGTAACGGTAATTGCCCAGCAGTTTAAAGATGTGTTTCCAGAATTATGGCAACAACAGGAATTTGTTGCTAAAGTAATTAAAGAAGAAGAAGAAGCTTTTTTAAGAACGCTGGATAAAGGCCTTAAAAGAATTGATGCAATAATGGCTGCACAAAAAAATAGTATCATCAGTGGCGGAGATGCTTTTGAATTACTGGATACTTTTGGTTTTCCGATAGACCTTACCCGTTTAATTGCAGGCGAAAATAATTTAACGGTTGATGAAGCAGGCTTTGAAGCCCAAATGCAGCAGCAAAAAAACCGCAGCCGTGCCGCCACAACTTTAGACAGCAGCGACTGGCAAATACTCAACGATGCAAACAGCCTGGGATTTGCAGGATATGATACATTAGAAACGGCCACCGAAGTATTGCGTTACCGAAAAGTAATAGGAAAAGGCAAAGAGTTGTACCAGCTAGTACTGGCACAAACACCTTTTTATGCCGAAAGCGGCGGTCAGGTTGGCGATACCGGCAAACTCATATTTTCCGATGCGGAAATTGAGATTGTAGATACCAAAAAAGAAAATGACCTTATTATTCACTTTGCAGAAGAAATTCCGGCAAATTTAAATGGAGCAGTTCAAGCAATCGTAAATGCATCTAACCGAAAAGCCATAACGGTTCATCATAGCGCCACACATTTAATGCATGCAGCTTTACGAAAAATATTGGGTATGCATGTTGCCCAAAAAGGCAGTTTAGTTAACAATGAACACCTGCGCTTCGACTTTTCTCATTTTACAAAAATGACCGACGAAGAAATAGCAAAAGTTGAAAAACAGGTGAATGAAAAAATAAGGGAAAATATTCCGGTAGTAATAAAATCTATGCCCAAAAACAATGCGCTTGCATTGGGTGCAATGGCATTATTTGGTGAAAAGTATGGCGATATGGTACGTGTGGTAATTATTGACCCCAATTATTCTGTAGAACTATGTGGCGGTTGCCATGTAGGCAGCACCGGGCAAATAGGCCTGTTTAAAATTAAAAGCGAAAGCGCTATTGCTGCAGGTGTACGCCGTATTGAAGCAGTTTGCGGACATGCAGCAGAAAATTTCATTCGTCTTGCATTTGAAGATAACAAACTTATACATGCATTATTAAAAAACCCCAAAGATGTTCCTAAAGCCGTAGAATTGCTGCAAACAGAAAATGTTGAATTAAAAAAACGTATCGAAAGCCTTGAAGCCCGGCAATTGGTGGCAATAAGGAATGAACTGCTTCAAAAAGATGAAATCATCAACCAGGTTACATTTATAGGAGATATTGTAGAAGTGCCCCATACCGATGCACTGAAAAAATTATGCTTCGACCTGAAAAATCATTTACACAATTACCTTGTGGTATTATGCGCCAATATTGGCGGCAAAGCCCATGTTGCCATTGGCATAAGCGATACCGTTGTAGCAGCCAAAAACCTAGATGCCGGAAAAATAATTAAAGAAACGGTAAGCCCATTAATACAAGGCGGCGGCGGTGGCCAAAAAAACCTGGCAACTGCCGGCGGGCAGGATGTTTCGCAACTGAATACGGTTATAGCTAAAGTAAAAACGCTTTTATAA
- a CDS encoding PDZ domain-containing protein → MKRIIALGIITWFFAFCSQKAMAQNDNPPPPPPPPVAPPPPPPPPPPPGQKSETQEIIIRKKGDKDKTIILSFDNKKVMVNGKPLVEFNDDEISINNRRIVIGKKLEKNIDDIMRDFDIQLNGTFEMDDDRVKEVMGYGRSTAFLGVAFENANEGAKISSVEKNSPAEKAGLQKDDIITKLGEEKINTGNNLAVAINKLNPKDEVKISYLRNGRQKYAKVTLGEKIPSFTKSFSFNDGPRNRIITVPGYKGPKNWGAEDFNKEKFFDEYGNWEDFDFFNRQKLGLKIQDTEESNAVKVIDVEENSLAASAGLKKDDIITEINGAKVTNTDEARDQLRSTEQKPSYSIKAVRNGNAMNFTIKIPKKLKTAEL, encoded by the coding sequence ATGAAAAGAATTATTGCCTTAGGGATTATTACCTGGTTTTTTGCCTTTTGCAGCCAAAAAGCAATGGCGCAAAACGATAACCCACCACCTCCACCGCCGCCGCCGGTTGCGCCGCCACCTCCTCCTCCTCCACCGCCACCACCCGGCCAAAAATCGGAAACGCAGGAAATCATCATTCGCAAAAAAGGCGATAAAGACAAAACCATTATTTTATCTTTTGATAATAAAAAAGTGATGGTAAACGGCAAGCCATTAGTAGAATTTAACGATGATGAAATTTCTATCAACAACCGCAGGATTGTAATAGGAAAAAAACTTGAAAAAAATATTGATGATATCATGAGGGATTTTGATATTCAGCTAAACGGCACATTTGAAATGGATGACGACAGAGTAAAGGAGGTAATGGGCTACGGCCGTTCCACAGCATTTTTAGGTGTAGCTTTTGAAAATGCAAATGAAGGTGCAAAAATCAGCTCAGTAGAAAAAAACAGCCCTGCAGAAAAAGCCGGCCTGCAAAAAGATGATATTATAACAAAACTTGGCGAAGAAAAAATAAACACCGGCAACAACCTTGCCGTTGCTATAAATAAACTTAACCCTAAAGACGAAGTAAAAATAAGCTACCTGCGTAATGGCAGGCAAAAGTATGCCAAAGTAACCCTGGGAGAAAAGATTCCCAGTTTTACAAAATCTTTTTCCTTTAACGATGGGCCTCGTAACAGGATAATCACTGTTCCAGGATATAAAGGTCCAAAAAACTGGGGCGCAGAAGACTTTAACAAAGAGAAATTTTTTGACGAATATGGAAATTGGGAAGATTTTGATTTTTTCAATCGCCAAAAACTGGGGCTTAAAATACAGGATACCGAAGAATCAAATGCTGTAAAAGTTATAGATGTGGAAGAAAATTCATTAGCAGCATCTGCAGGTTTAAAAAAAGATGATATTATTACCGAAATCAATGGAGCCAAAGTAACCAATACCGATGAAGCAAGAGATCAGCTTCGCAGCACCGAACAAAAACCCTCTTACAGCATAAAAGCAGTACGCAATGGCAACGCAATGAACTTTACCATTAAAATCCCCAAAAAATTAAAAACTGCAGAGTTATAA
- the gatB gene encoding Asp-tRNA(Asn)/Glu-tRNA(Gln) amidotransferase subunit GatB yields the protein MEKNHKYEAVIGLEVHAQLLTQSKLFCGDSTAFGADPNTQVSPVSLAHPGTLPVMNKAVTELAVKLGLAMHCNIVQHNYFARKNYFYPDLPKAYQVSQHTAPICRGGYLPIGENKKVLLNRIHIEEDAGKSIHDLDDNFTCIDLNRAGIPLLEIVTEPCLHSAEDAYTYLTNLRRLLRWLNVCNGNMEEGSMRCDANISIRLKAATTLGTRVEVKNLNSIRNVKLAIDYEINRLIEITEKGEKIMQQTRSFDAGTGTTFALRSKEEAEDYRYFPEPDLPPIFISNEFLQKIKSAMPVLPEVLYKKYTGKYELSPNTAGTICADKEDACFFETLLEHTNAIKAASNWVIGPIKSYCNEHNMSLSKFPVSFSTIAALIEMVENGTLNFGNASGKILQHLINHPLKSATEAATALNLLQVKDEATTEEWVNEVINKMPEKVKEYQSGKKGLIGLFAGEVKKLSKGKADMNAVNKILLEKLN from the coding sequence GTGGAAAAAAACCATAAATACGAGGCAGTTATTGGCCTTGAAGTACATGCACAATTGCTTACCCAAAGTAAATTATTTTGTGGCGACAGTACGGCATTTGGCGCAGACCCCAACACACAAGTAAGCCCGGTTTCCCTTGCGCACCCGGGCACTTTGCCGGTAATGAACAAAGCCGTAACGGAGCTTGCCGTTAAATTAGGATTGGCAATGCATTGCAACATTGTGCAGCATAATTATTTTGCCCGAAAAAATTATTTTTATCCCGATTTGCCCAAAGCCTACCAGGTGAGCCAGCATACGGCGCCTATTTGCCGGGGAGGATATTTACCTATTGGCGAAAACAAAAAAGTTTTATTAAACCGCATACATATTGAAGAAGATGCCGGAAAAAGTATACACGACCTTGATGATAATTTTACCTGCATAGATTTAAACCGTGCCGGCATACCACTTTTGGAAATTGTAACAGAGCCCTGCCTGCATAGCGCCGAAGATGCTTATACTTATTTAACTAACCTGCGCAGGCTTCTAAGGTGGCTTAATGTATGCAACGGGAATATGGAAGAAGGCAGCATGCGCTGCGATGCCAATATTTCTATACGCTTAAAAGCTGCAACCACATTGGGTACAAGGGTAGAAGTTAAAAACCTCAACAGCATACGCAATGTAAAGCTGGCCATTGATTATGAAATAAACCGGCTTATAGAAATTACCGAAAAGGGCGAAAAAATTATGCAGCAAACCCGGAGCTTTGATGCCGGCACAGGAACTACATTTGCGCTACGTTCAAAAGAAGAAGCCGAAGACTACCGCTATTTTCCCGAACCTGATTTACCACCCATTTTTATAAGTAACGAATTTTTACAAAAAATTAAATCGGCAATGCCTGTATTGCCCGAAGTTTTGTATAAAAAATATACCGGCAAATATGAACTTTCTCCCAATACAGCAGGTACTATTTGCGCCGATAAAGAAGATGCCTGTTTTTTTGAAACTTTACTTGAACATACTAACGCAATTAAAGCGGCTTCCAATTGGGTGATTGGCCCCATAAAATCTTATTGTAATGAACATAATATGAGTTTAAGTAAATTCCCGGTTTCCTTTTCTACAATTGCGGCGCTTATTGAAATGGTAGAAAACGGCACACTAAACTTTGGTAATGCTTCAGGAAAAATATTACAACACTTAATAAACCATCCTTTAAAATCTGCAACAGAAGCAGCAACAGCGCTTAATTTATTACAGGTAAAAGATGAAGCCACAACAGAAGAATGGGTGAATGAAGTAATCAACAAAATGCCTGAAAAAGTAAAAGAATACCAATCCGGCAAAAAAGGATTAATTGGCCTTTTTGCAGGCGAGGTAAAAAAACTCAGCAAGGGCAAGGCAGATATGAATGCCGTAAATAAAATTTTATTAGAAAAACTTAATTAA